ATGCCGAATTCATAccaaaaagtaaaaattcACAACGTATGATTATTTAATCAGTGTAAAAGTATTTTATATGTCTATTTCTTCAGAAGTGCATAATCACGTCTCGAGAAAGTCCTTTTTAAATGAACTGAAATCCACTTCAGCATAATCTAGGATATAACGCAAGTGAAAAACATTGCTGTCAACAAATTGGAGTCAAGACTTATGTCATCAAGAAAGCGTCGAACCTACGTCTCACCTGCCCATACTTTGTCGAGAATCAAGATCTGTAGCCCCACCTTACGAAACACGCAACTCAATCTtgctttgtttttcttctccttaGTTTTTCCGTAGCCTAAATCCGCTGTgcgaatttttcagatttttctCCCTCTTCTTCAGGCACCAAATTTATGGGAAATCAAAGAGCTAATCTAGAGTTTTTGATATCGAAGACATTACAAAGATAGCATCCCTCTGAAACAAAATCTTGTGGTATCAGCAAAACTAAAAATACCAAAATAGGCTCTTGGACAATGCAATCGAGCTTTGAAAACGCTTCCGCGGTTCGAGGTGCTTGCAATGCGATCCGGGTGCCTGCCAATGTTACCTGCATCACCCCACATCCCGTGCTCTTTCGGAAGCACCCCGGGTTTAATAATCCGTTGCTAATATGCAACATCTTAAATAAGAGAGcatagaaaaaatgatttcaGGACTTTCAGGAATTTTCCACCTaacgaaagaaaaagcaattgTCAAACATATCTGCATTGAATATGAGTTTTGCCAGACAGTCCTGCGATTGTTGTCGTGTTCGTCGAGTTAAATGTGACCGCAATAAACCATGCAATCGCTGTCTTCAGCGCCATTTGAAGTGTACCTATCTTCAACCGTTGAAAAAGAGAGGTCCAAAGTCCATCAGACCGGGAagcttgaagaagatagcAGAAGTGCAGACGATAAGTATGAATTCCAATATGATGGCCGCTCCGATGCTATTTAAGAAGGTTCCTAAAGGTCTGGTTGATCAGTGTTTGCGACTTTATCACGATAATTTATACGCGATCTGGCCTATGCTCGGCTATGATGATCTCCACAAGCTCTTAGAGGAAAAATATGACGACTGCTACACTTACTGGTTTCTAGTATCCCTGTCGGCAGCAACTCTCAGCGATTTGCAAACTACAataaaatatgaagatGGCGTTTTTTTTACTGGTGAACAATTATGCACTCTCTGTATGTTGTCGCGACAGTTTTTCGACGATCTCAGCAATAGTGATATATTCCGGATTATGATATACTACTGTCTGCATCGTTGCTACGCACAGTTTGCTGATACAAGAACTTCATACAGACTTTCTTGTGAAGCTGTAGGCCTCATCAAGATAGCCGGGTTCCATCGTGAAGAAACATACACATATATTCCATATAAAGAACAGCAGCTTAGAAGGAAGGTTTATTATTTGCTTCTCATGACCGAGAGATACTATGCCGTATACATTAAATGTGTCACAAGTTTGGATACCACAATTTCTCCACCACAACCGGAGATTGTAACTGACCCTCGGCTTTCTTTGGATAGTTTTCTTGAGGTGATCAGGGTATTTACCGTGCCAGGAAAATGCTTTTATGATGCGTTAGCTAGTAATAGTGCTAATGATTCTTGGACAGAAgactctttgaaaagaatatggaAAGAACTACATACGACATCGCTCGAGATAGAGCCATGGTCTTACGGATACATagactttttattttcccGGCATTGGGTCAGAACACTGGCATGGAAGCTAGTACTCCATGTGAAAGGAATGCGAATGAATTTCCTTTCgaataataacaatacGCACATACCAGTCGAAATTGCCAGGGAAATGTTAGGGGACACATTCTTAACTCCCAAAAACCTCTATGATGTTCACGGTCCTGGTATACCAATGAAAGCATTAGAAGTGGCCGATGCATTGGTTGAAGTTGTAAATAAGTATGATCATAATGAGAAGTTGGAGGCCTGGAATGTGTTGTACGATGTATCCAAGTTTATCTTTTCTATGAAGCACTGTAACAATAAGATGATTCGGAGGTTTTCAAGTAAATGTCAATGCGCCCTTATTACTTTACCAATCTCTAAACCTTTGCAGTTAAACAATAATTCTAAGGATGATGACGATATAATTCCTTGATGTAACTTTATTCTCTGCTCATCTCAATTCTCTGAGAAGCCAATAACTTTTATTATGCGAATCCGTGTGTTTCGATAAAATTTAGTAcaaattaagaataaaagcagcCTTTTATTATACTATATAGGAAGTGTATAGCGCGCGCCAATCGGACATGTAAGCACTTTCAATTTAATAGCAACTTTGAAATTCACAATGAGTTCAATGTAATAACTCATATCCTTCTGTACCATAGATTTCAAGTTGGTGTTCAATTGATAGATTCTTAACTTAACTTAGTAGATCAAATCTGGAATTGCCGTGCTGATGAGAGATAAGTTTAGGTCAAGGCAGATAATCGGCGCATATTATGCTAATCAATTCTTGTTTACAGACACAATGTAAGAACCCTTTTTTGACATCTTAAGAGAAGATCATTCCATTTTTGTATCGCTCGTCTTGCATAATTTAATTATCGTAGCCAAGATTATTCTGCATACAGTGCATAGCCTGTAGGTATACAAATAGCCTTCGTGATTTAACAGTCTTTTACTGTCATTCTTTTGAGTTGTATAAATCATACTGAACCTCAACTGGTATTAATACGGTTGAGTGGTTTGATTATATATCAAGCAGCGATGGTGTGGGCGATGGCACTTTTCGTTATTGATTTGTTAAtgataatatataaaaatgcTCAGAATAATTTACAGGATTagaaatcttgaaagatttcattttcgcATATATGTGAACTAGATGTATCAATATTTAACGCATAGGTAAAACGAGACCATTACTTAGCACGGAATGAGGAGTTATACCTTGCGCGATCCAGTAGAGGTTATGCTCCTCTTGtaaaatattaaaaaatcaaagcacTGTCATTTTAGTGTTCATTTCGATTTATTGAAGGTATACGAATAATAACcttaaataaaaaaaactccaAAAACTTGGTCAggctaaaaaaaagaaattcataACAGgaatgagaaaaaagtttatgTGTTAAATACTTgataaacaaaataaaatgcCATATTCACCTATCGGGTGAAAATCATTTATTCATAGTAGATGGCGAACTTTGTCCTTCATCCACAATAAAAGTTTCAATACCTTCCTCAAGATCTTCAGGACTAATCCCCTCAGCTGCCGCTTTGGCAGCTGCGAATGGGTCCACTTTAGTTGACCTGAACCTTCTTGCTGGAACACCAAGTCTAAATAGTTCATTTATTTCCATAAAGGTTCTACCGGCAGTTTCGGGTAGATCGACAACAGCCCAAGCTAAAGTGACCAAACAGAATGACCCCCAGAAAAAGCCTGACTTGGCACCCCAGTTCCATTTCTCTGAGTTCAATTGGTACATGATCAAAACTGTAACTACAATACTTATCACATTATAAGCATTACGAGCCAGAATAATTGTTTTGGTTCTTAACCTTGAAGACGGTATTTCGGAAACTAAGCAAAAAACGACAGGGGCTATACCAAGGTTGTAAAAGAACGCGACTATCATTAGAAGTGCACCACTTCCCATTTTGGCACCGTGTGTATCTGAGCATCCCAAACCGCcgataataaaaaacataATGGCCTGAAATGCCAGTCCAAGGGTGTAAAGATCAAACCTGCCCAAATACTTTGAACCCCACCACGATAGAAATGTTGCAGCAATACCAAGACAATATTGGATAATACTAAAAGTGAAAGCTGTGTCCGTGCTAACACCAGctttttcataaaaataagTTGAATAACCGATTAGTGATGCACCACAAGAAGTTTGACCGATCCAACACAGGCAGGAAATTCTCGTTCTTCTCCGATTGATACCGTCCTTTACACAGTCCCAGTAGGTTCCCTCATCTGAcattttttgctctttttcTATAGTCGTTCTGATTTTATCTAGCTCCATAGTAACCAGCAACTCCTTCTCAGGTCCCTTACCGCTTAATGTCCTTTCAAGCGATCTCTTCGCCTGTTCaactcttccttttttgatCAGCCACCATGGCGATTCAGGTGCGAAAAAAATCCCTATTGCTAGGGGAAGAGGCCAGATCCATTGTAAAGCAAAGGGTAGCCTATATCCCAATTCTGAGTCGGCATATTTGTTTTGTGAGTTTTTCATAATACCGGCAGCAAACAATTGGCCGAAAGTCCAGCATAGGTTCGAGTAAGTTGTCAGGTAGTATCTTAGGGCCAAAGGGCAGATTTCAGAAGCATAAGAAACGGTCAAACATTGAAAACATCCCCATGGTATGCCACACAATGCCTGACCTGTGGCAATCATACCCAAACTTTTGCAAAAATAtagaatgaaaatgaaggcGGCTAAAAAGAACAACGCTAAAATCAGCGTGTAACGATTACCCACGTGATCCACTAAAGGTCCAGTCATTTGCAAACCCACAATCTCACCTGCCATGTAACACAAACATAAACCAATCTGCCAAGATACAGAAATTTCATATTCTCCTGTCTTGCTATTGAGAGAACCATacttcttttggaaaatagGTAGAGCGTAGAAAGATCCGAGGATGGCCGTATCATAACCTTCTTGGATCAGTGTTGTAGAGACCAATAGCGACCAAGCAGCTGCCTTGGGATATGTCTTCAAAGCTGTCATGAGCGACATCCCCCTCTCACTTTCGTCTGCCTCCTTGGCATCCTGCATAGCTTCATCAAGAAGATCTGGGGCTTCTTCGTTATCGTTTGGTGTTAGTGAACCAGGACCGTACTCAACATGGGAAAGATCAAAATCAGTTTTCTTACCTATCTCCTCCATCTCTATCGAGTTAAACTCAGTAGTCTTCATGCCTCTATCGATCTCATCTACATTTGAGTCGCTCTTATCTTGATTTCTGTTAATCAACGATGATATGCCCTTCATAGTCACTTAATAGCTTTGGAGTATTTTGCTATTGTTCTGCTGGATACACTAAGTATATGGCAATAGATATGGAGTACATAGGGCCTCCTTATATACTGAATACTTATGCACTGTGTACTCTGGATAAAATGTATACGGCCAAAATCATGTTGAAGTTTACCTCCACGGTGCTTCCATTAGTAGCTGTTTCCGAATGTAGATTACATGGGGCCTGTAGAAAAATTTAGACAACATTGGAGGAGTGTAAGGAGAGTTTTGTAACAGCTGATTCCCCACAAAAATATGCGGAGGGACCTAATAACACCTGCACGAAGGCTAAGTTAAACGT
The Saccharomyces kudriavzevii IFO 1802 strain IFO1802 genome assembly, chromosome: 14 DNA segment above includes these coding regions:
- the SKDI14G3960 gene encoding fungal specific transcription factor domain-containing protein (similar to Saccharomyces cerevisiae GAL4 (YPL248C); ancestral locus Anc_6.279), which gives rise to MNSNMMAAPMLFKKVPKGLVDQCLRLYHDNLYAIWPMLGYDDLHKLLEEKYDDCYTYWFLVSLSAATLSDLQTTIKYEDGVFFTGEQLCTLCMLSRQFFDDLSNSDIFRIMIYYCLHRCYAQFADTRTSYRLSCEAVGLIKIAGFHREETYTYIPYKEQQLRRKVYYLLLMTERYYAVYIKCVTSLDTTISPPQPEIVTDPRLSLDSFLEVIRVFTVPGKCFYDALASNSANDSWTEDSLKRIWKELHTTSLEIEPWSYGYIDFLFSRHWVRTLAWKLVLHVKGMRMNFLSNNNNTHIPVEIAREMLGDTFLTPKNLYDVHGPGIPMKALEVADALVEVVNKYDHNEKLEAWNVLYDVSKFIFSMKHCNNKMIRRFSSKCQCALITLPISKPLQLNNNSKDDDDIIP
- the SKDI14G3970 gene encoding sugar porter family MFS transporter produces the protein MKGISSLINRNQDKSDSNVDEIDRGMKTTEFNSIEMEEIGKKTDFDLSHVEYGPGSLTPNDNEEAPDLLDEAMQDAKEADESERGMSLMTALKTYPKAAAWSLLVSTTLIQEGYDTAILGSFYALPIFQKKYGSLNSKTGEYEISVSWQIGLCLCYMAGEIVGLQMTGPLVDHVGNRYTLILALFFLAAFIFILYFCKSLGMIATGQALCGIPWGCFQCLTVSYASEICPLALRYYLTTYSNLCWTFGQLFAAGIMKNSQNKYADSELGYRLPFALQWIWPLPLAIGIFFAPESPWWLIKKGRVEQAKRSLERTLSGKGPEKELLVTMELDKIRTTIEKEQKMSDEGTYWDCVKDGINRRRTRISCLCWIGQTSCGASLIGYSTYFYEKAGVSTDTAFTFSIIQYCLGIAATFLSWWGSKYLGRFDLYTLGLAFQAIMFFIIGGLGCSDTHGAKMGSGALLMIVAFFYNLGIAPVVFCLVSEIPSSRLRTKTIILARNAYNVISIVVTVLIMYQLNSEKWNWGAKSGFFWGSFCLVTLAWAVVDLPETAGRTFMEINELFRLGVPARRFRSTKVDPFAAAKAAAEGISPEDLEEGIETFIVDEGQSSPSTMNK